CGAGATCTTCCCGGGCCCGGGCCCGTCGCCGGAGGCATTCGCCTGGTAGGAGCACCCCCTCAGGAGCGCGGGGGCGGAGTCGACAGGCGGCTCCGCCCGGCGGGCCCGTCGCCGGGGGCGTTCGCCTGATAGGCGCGCCCCGTCAGGGGCGCGGGGAACCGCGCGACCAGCCGCACTCGGCCCGCGGCCGGAAGCCGGCCGCAGTTCCCCGGGCCTACCGTCCGAGCATCGATGCCAACGCCACGACGACGAACATCAGCACCAGCACGACGGCCATGATTCGGTTCCGGGTCTTCGGGTCCACGCCCCGAGCCTAACCGGCCCCGCCGAGGGCCCACCGGGCGACCACCTCGTACCGCGGCTGCTCCCCCGGCACCCCCGACGTCGGCAGGTCGCTGCGGACCAGCGCCAGCTCGCCCACGGTCCACGTACGGCTCGTGAACCCCTCGAGGGCGGAGACGTACACCCGTACGTCCACGTCCGACCGGCTGCGCGCCAGCGTGAGGTGGGCCTTGTACCGCCGGTGCTCCCCCATCGGCACCCCCGCCTTCCGGGCCGCCGCCTCCGCACGGTCCGCCAGCAGCCGCAGCGCGGGCACATCGCCGGAGGCGCCCGCCCACAGCGCCCGCCCGTGCCCGAACTGCCCGCCGCCCCGCACGGCCAGCTCGAAGGGAGCGGTGCGCGCGGCCGCCCGCTCCAGCCGCGCCGACAGGTCCGCTACGACGACGTCCGCCACCTCGCCGTAGAACGCGAGCGTGAAGTGCCATCCCGGCCGGCCCGTCCAGCGCAGCCCGTCCGCGCCCGGGAGCCTCCTCAGCCCGTCCACCTCCGCGGCGAGTTCCCGAGCGACTTCCTGCGGGGGCAGTACGGCGGCGAAGAGTCTCATGAAGCCAGCCTGTCACCGGCCCGGACAGCCGTCGGCCCGGAGGGTGGGAGCCGTATCGAGGCGCTCCGGCCCTCCGGGCCGACCGGTCGGGACTTCTTACGCGGCCGTCGCCAGCCGCTCCCGCTCCCGGGGGACCAGGCCCACCCGCGGGTGCCCGTGGTGCCAGCCCACCGAGAGGCGCAGGTTGCCGACGCGGGCGAGGAACAGGCCGATCGTCACGGCCGCCGAGGCGGCGATCACACCGCCGGCCGCGAGGCCCGCCCGGACGCCGTACGCGTCGGTGATCCAGCCCGCGATCGGGGCGCCGAGGGGGGCGCCGCCCATGAACACCATCATGTAGAGGGACATCACCCGGCCGCGCATCGCCGGGTCGGTGCTCAGCTGGACGCTGCTGTTGGCGGTGACGTTGACCGTCATGCCGAACATGCCGATCGGGACCATGAGCAGGGCGAAGAGCCACAGGGACGGGGCGAGCGCGGCCACGATCTCCAGGGTGCCGAAGGCCACCGCGCCCGCGACCAGCACCCGCATCCGGGCGGTGCCGCGCCGGGCGGCGAGCAGGGCGCCGGCGAGGGAGCCGACCGCCATCAGGGTGTTGAAGAGGCTGTAGGAGCCGGCGCCCGCGTGGAAGACGTCGTCGGCGAAGGCCGACAGGTACACCGGGAAGTTGAAGCCGAAGGTGCTGACGAACCCGACCAGGACGATGGTCCAGATCAGGTCCGGGCGGCCCGCGACGTAGTGGAGTCCCTCCCGCAGCTGGCCCTTGCCGCGCGGGGCCCGCCCGACCGCGTGCAACTCGCGGGACCGCATCAGCAGCAGTCCGGTGATGGGCGCGACGAAGGACAGGCCGTTGGCGAGGAACGCCCAGCCGGTGCCGACGCCGGTGATCATCAGGCCCGCGACGGCGGGGCCGATCAGACGGGCGGACTGGAAGTTCGCGGAGTTCAGGCTGACCGCGTTCTGGAGCTGGTCGGGGCCGACCATCTCGGAGACGAAGGTCTGGCGGGCCGGGTTGTCGACGACCGTGGCGAGACCCACGGCGAAGGCCGCCAGGTAGACGTGCCAGACCTGCACGTGCCCGGAGAGGGTCAGGAAGGCGAGGGCGAGACCGGTGACGGCCATCGCGGACTGGGTGACCAGCAGCGTCGGGCGCTTGGGGAGGCGGTCGACGAGGACACCGCCGTAGAGCCCGAAGAGCAGCATCGGCAGGAACTGGAGCGCGGTGGTGACGCCGACGGCGGTCGAGGAGCCGGTGAGGCTCAGGACCAGCCAGTCCTGGGCGATGCGCTGCATCCAGGTGCCGGTGTTGGAGACGACCTGACCGGCGAAGAAGAGCCGGTAGTTCCGGCTCTTCAGGGAGCTGAACATCGAGGACTTCGAGGACCCGGCGGGATCCCCGGGGGTAGAGGTGGACGGTGCGGGGGCGGAGTCTGCTCCGGATCCCGTACTCAAAAGTGGTCGCCTCCTCAGGACGGATTACAGGTGTGCGAGCTTCTCCAGCACGGGGGCGGCGGCGCGCAGTTTCGCCCACTCGTCCTCGTCCAGGCCGTCGACCAGGGTGGCCAGGAAGGCGTTGCGCTTGGCGCGGCTCTCGGCGAGCATCGCCTCGGCCTGTTCCGTCTTCGTGACGACCTTCTGGCGGCGGTCCTCGGGGTGCGGCTCGAGCCGGACCAGTCCCTTGCCCTCGAGCAGGGCCACGATGCGGGTCATCGAGGGCGGCTGCACATGCTCCTTGCGGGCGAGTTCACCCGGGGTGGCCTTGCCGCAGATGGAG
Above is a window of Streptomyces sp. NBC_00490 DNA encoding:
- the thpR gene encoding RNA 2',3'-cyclic phosphodiesterase; translation: MRLFAAVLPPQEVARELAAEVDGLRRLPGADGLRWTGRPGWHFTLAFYGEVADVVVADLSARLERAAARTAPFELAVRGGGQFGHGRALWAGASGDVPALRLLADRAEAAARKAGVPMGEHRRYKAHLTLARSRSDVDVRVYVSALEGFTSRTWTVGELALVRSDLPTSGVPGEQPRYEVVARWALGGAG
- a CDS encoding MFS transporter, producing the protein MFSSLKSRNYRLFFAGQVVSNTGTWMQRIAQDWLVLSLTGSSTAVGVTTALQFLPMLLFGLYGGVLVDRLPKRPTLLVTQSAMAVTGLALAFLTLSGHVQVWHVYLAAFAVGLATVVDNPARQTFVSEMVGPDQLQNAVSLNSANFQSARLIGPAVAGLMITGVGTGWAFLANGLSFVAPITGLLLMRSRELHAVGRAPRGKGQLREGLHYVAGRPDLIWTIVLVGFVSTFGFNFPVYLSAFADDVFHAGAGSYSLFNTLMAVGSLAGALLAARRGTARMRVLVAGAVAFGTLEIVAALAPSLWLFALLMVPIGMFGMTVNVTANSSVQLSTDPAMRGRVMSLYMMVFMGGAPLGAPIAGWITDAYGVRAGLAAGGVIAASAAVTIGLFLARVGNLRLSVGWHHGHPRVGLVPRERERLATAA
- a CDS encoding MarR family winged helix-turn-helix transcriptional regulator, yielding MPDLTHGDNAAAVNSLRSAVMRLSRRLKHQRVDESLSPTEMSVLGTLSICGKATPGELARKEHVQPPSMTRIVALLEGKGLVRLEPHPEDRRQKVVTKTEQAEAMLAESRAKRNAFLATLVDGLDEDEWAKLRAAAPVLEKLAHL